In one window of Gammaproteobacteria bacterium DNA:
- a CDS encoding helix-turn-helix domain-containing protein encodes MTSVTDKYNLQDFTRKMLRRYLKQLDGHQARKLYDIFINEAEKGIILEVMEFTKNNHTKCSEILGITRTTLRNKIRKHKL; translated from the coding sequence ATGACCAGCGTCACCGACAAGTATAATTTGCAAGATTTCACCCGCAAAATGCTAAGGCGTTACCTCAAGCAGTTGGACGGACATCAGGCAAGAAAATTATACGATATTTTCATCAATGAAGCGGAAAAAGGCATTATTCTGGAAGTGATGGAATTCACCAAAAATAACCACACCAAATGCTCAGAAATCCTTGGTATCACCCGAACCACGCTGAGAAACAAGATTAGAAAGCACAAATTGTAA
- a CDS encoding DUF3426 domain-containing protein has protein sequence MRRHGGRDNALVITTGIMNNSNETLDFPALQVKMSNLHGDVVAMRRFLPHEYLDEATISKGMISQVLIPVSLELQSPGKNAVTFEVGFTPTYGAE, from the coding sequence ATCCGTCGACATGGCGGGCGTGACAATGCGTTAGTTATAACCACGGGAATTATGAATAATTCTAATGAAACTTTGGATTTCCCGGCACTGCAAGTCAAAATGTCTAACTTACACGGAGATGTTGTGGCGATGCGAAGATTTCTTCCACACGAATATCTGGACGAAGCTACTATTTCCAAAGGAATGATTTCTCAGGTTTTGATACCTGTGAGTTTGGAGTTACAAAGTCCCGGCAAAAATGCAGTAACTTTCGAAGTCGGATTTACTCCAACCTATGGTGCAGAATAA
- a CDS encoding zinc-ribbon domain-containing protein: MFTQCRGCGEIFKVSVDELVAAAAMVRCSSCGTVFNALDTLSEYKPQHSQDLILHENDNPPPLLTHEFKKSIVKEKITPSNDKISATQDLFEQDSDESETLNIKPEFVVDDKPEKKSSWFLVLLTLLGLGGLAWQTNAALENGSLQLPEGTLKQKVCEYVNCYSESKPKIYPILFWSPEASVDMAGVTMR, from the coding sequence ATGTTTACTCAATGCAGGGGTTGCGGAGAAATTTTTAAAGTGAGTGTTGACGAGCTGGTGGCAGCGGCGGCAATGGTTCGTTGCAGCTCGTGTGGCACGGTTTTTAATGCTTTAGACACTTTGTCCGAATATAAACCGCAACATTCACAGGATTTGATTTTACATGAAAATGATAATCCGCCACCGTTACTCACACATGAGTTCAAAAAAAGCATCGTTAAAGAGAAAATCACTCCTTCAAACGATAAAATTTCCGCAACACAGGATCTCTTTGAGCAGGATTCTGATGAGTCTGAAACCCTCAATATTAAACCTGAGTTTGTAGTTGATGACAAACCTGAAAAGAAATCATCGTGGTTCTTGGTGCTTTTAACCTTACTGGGTCTTGGTGGATTAGCTTGGCAAACCAACGCCGCGTTGGAAAACGGCAGCTTGCAACTGCCTGAAGGCACTCTTAAACAAAAGGTTTGCGAATACGTTAACTGCTACAGCGAATCCAAACCGAAGATTTATCCAATTTTGTTCTGGTCTCCAGAAGCATCCGTCGACATGGCGGGCGTGACAATGCGTTAG